A genomic region of Alligator mississippiensis isolate rAllMis1 chromosome 4, rAllMis1, whole genome shotgun sequence contains the following coding sequences:
- the PVALB gene encoding parvalbumin alpha: protein MAMTDLLSADDIKKAVGAFAAAESFNHKKFFEMVGLKKKSQDDVKKAFHILDKDRSGFIEEDELKSVLKGFTPDARDLSDKETKALLVAGDKDGDGKIGVDEFTSLVAES from the exons ATGGCGATGACCGACTTGCTCAGCGCGGATGATATCAAGAAGGCGGTGGGAGCCTTTGCGG CTGCTGAGTCCTTCAACCACAAGAAGTTCTTTGAGATGGTGGGTTTGAAAAAGAAGAGCCAGGATGATGTGAAGAAGGCTTTCCACATTCTTGACAAAGATAGAAGCGGCTTCATTGAGGAAGATGAGTTAAA ATCTGTACTGAAGGGCTTTACCCCTGACGCCAGAGACCTATCAGATAAAGAAACTAAGGCGCTCCTGGTTGCTGGAGACAAGGATGGAGATGGCAAAATTGGTGTTGATG aattCACATCTCTGGTGGCTGAATCATAA